The genomic segment TATTACTGGGAAGACAAGACTCCGGGTACAGACGCTGCTCACACTTGCAAAAACGGCGCTCTCGGTTCCAAGACCTCTATCGATGAACTTTTCGGCGGTCTCAACACCCAGTTCGCAAGCAAGGGTATCCCTGTTGTGATCGGTGAAATGGGTGCCGTCAAGCGCCTCGATGTTCTTTCCGGCGCAAACCTCAAGTCTCATTTGGAAGCTCGAGCTGCATGGTATGGTTATACCGCAGCATCTGCAAAGAAGAACGGCCTCATCCCCTGCGTTTGGGATACCGGTGACGAAGGCAACGGCAACTTTACCATCGTCCGTCGCCAGACCAAGAAGTTCGGCGGTAACGTCGGCGACATTACCGACTACGAAACCCTGAACGCCATGCGTGCCGCATACGGCATGACCGCTATCGAAGGAAACTCCATCGACGCTCTCGTAAATGCAAGCCTCGATGAAAGCAACAAGATGCTCGAAGTTACCTACAACACAGTCACCAGCGACTCCAGTGAAGTGGGAACACTCCGTTTCAATGTCACCAGCAAGAACTGGTCCAACTACACTGCAATTTCCTTCCAGGCAAAGATCGATGTAGAAGCAACAGGTCCAGTAGACGATGTCACCTGGATGACTTTGAGCCTGTTCGCCATGAGCGGCGATGATTGGGCATGGAGCGATTACAACTTTGCCGCAAGCGATCTCGATGCTGGCTGGGCAACTTACACTGTAACATTGGATGCTGACGGTCTCGACATCGAAAACAAGGCAGCTGTCAACGCATTCGGTTTCAACCTCTACGGAACTCAGCTCAAGGGTAAGATTGACTTCGACAACATCCGTTTGATCAAGGCTGATGGTTCCGCCGTTGTTCTTGCAGACTTCGACAAGAAGCTGGGCGCAGAAACCGATGGTATCGCAAGCGCAACCCGAGTCACCTCCACCGCCCCGAATTCTGGTACCTCCGCCATCAAGCCGGCTGTTGCAACTGCAGGCAAGATGTTCGTGAACGTCCAGCAGGGCTTTGTGAACGCAACCTTCTCTGCAAAGGGTAACGTTCAGGCCAAGGCAATGCTCATGAACACAATGGGCCAGGTCATTGCAAGCGAATGCTTCATGACTCGCTCCGGCAACAATACCGTTCAGCTGAAGGCAGAAACCCGTGGCCCCGTAATCCTCATGGTTAAGCAGGGCAGCCAGGTTTACAGCCAGAAGGTGATCCTGAAGTAATTTAAGGCGGTTAGCCGCAGTTCCTGACTGCAGCCTTGCAAATCATTCCGCGCAGGATTTAGGAGTGTGTTCCTGCCGGAATAAGCAATCCTCGACTGCCATGCAGCCGGGGATTTTTTGTTGATTGATTTTCATCACAAAAATACAGTTCACCTTTTTTATCCGGTTCAGGGGTCACATTTTTAGGTAGTTTATAACATGTAAAAATGCAGAAGGAATTCTCCATGATCTTCCACAAATTTTTCAGCATTTCCTGTTGCCTCGGTTTCCTATTCAGTGCAGCCAACGCACTTCCAACCGCCAAGGAAATTTTTACCAAGATGGGCATGGGCTACAACATCGGAAATACCCTGGAAGCCCCCATGAACCCCACCAGCTGGGGTAACGAATTTCCAACCCAGGAGCTGATTG from the Fibrobacter sp. genome contains:
- a CDS encoding glycoside hydrolase family 5 protein; this translates as MVLKNLIGLTCAFGLAATSAFALPKATDLVADMGLGYNIGNTMEVPGNPTAWGNDFPTAEYVKAIKAAGFNTVRIPCAWDSHASNGTINAGWLDSVKTVVDLVIGEGMYAMLNSHWDNGWLEDHVFDDKGYDKTGEVNSSAATVAAKQESYWKQIATKFAAYDEHLIFASANEPGVNDPWNGGADNGQWAFDENRMKVLKQFHEACLKAVRSTGGNNATRIVVVQAPRTEIEKAPLLAAQYPTDPAGAGYTMAEIHFYPYQFSLMTGGDEDWGKMFYYWEDKTPGTDAAHTCKNGALGSKTSIDELFGGLNTQFASKGIPVVIGEMGAVKRLDVLSGANLKSHLEARAAWYGYTAASAKKNGLIPCVWDTGDEGNGNFTIVRRQTKKFGGNVGDITDYETLNAMRAAYGMTAIEGNSIDALVNASLDESNKMLEVTYNTVTSDSSEVGTLRFNVTSKNWSNYTAISFQAKIDVEATGPVDDVTWMTLSLFAMSGDDWAWSDYNFAASDLDAGWATYTVTLDADGLDIENKAAVNAFGFNLYGTQLKGKIDFDNIRLIKADGSAVVLADFDKKLGAETDGIASATRVTSTAPNSGTSAIKPAVATAGKMFVNVQQGFVNATFSAKGNVQAKAMLMNTMGQVIASECFMTRSGNNTVQLKAETRGPVILMVKQGSQVYSQKVILK